The nucleotide window CATTTGTTCAGAATATGAAATCAAGCCTGGTTTATGACATTGCTCAGATGCCAACAGGGACAACTGGCATCAAGGTAAGAGATGTTATTTTTAAACACGATTTTTACACCATTCTATCCCAATTTGTCCCATGTAAACATACTCATAGACATCCAGCCCATCTGGGCCTTGAACTGCATGAGCAGCACTTCTTCTGCAGTTGTGCTGGGTGTAGATAATTTTAGGAAAGGTGTGGCTATTTTCAATAGTAAATAATCTTTTCTGTCATAGTTGTATTCAAACATGTTGGTGCGTGTGATTAAGCTTAGATTAAGCTTTGCTCGACTGGTATAACTAATGTGAATATTTTACTGGTGAAATGCCAGATATGTATTTTCCTTATGCCAATAACATTATCAATTTACTTAAACCTAGGTGATGTacatggaggaggagaaggtgttCAGCATTGAACAGGTTACTGCCATGCTGCTGACCAAGATGAAAGAGACTGCTGAAAGTGCTCTGAAAAAGCCTGTTGCAGACTGTGTTATATCTGTGAGTGAATTACTGTCTGTATTGCGTTGTGCACTCTGACAATGCATTGCACTGTACACACTTCGTACTGTGTTCTGTTTCTCAAGCTAATTacattgttattgtgtgtgatACTCAGGTCCCAGGTTACTACACTGATGCTGAAAGAAGGTCTGTTATAGATGCTGCACAAATTGCTGGCCTGAATTGCTTGAGACTCATGAATGAAACCACTGCAGGTACTGTtggtcatgcatgcacacaggaaACATATCTACATGCACAGAGAGTTTGTAAACATTAGCATACACAACTTAATTGACAGATTTGCTCACTGCATTGGTTTGTTTTGCAGTTTCCTTGGCTTACGGTATCTATAAGCAGGACCTGCCCAACCCTGAGGAGAAGCCCAGAACTGTGGTGTTTGTGGACCTGGGGCATTCTGGCTaccaagtgtctgtgtgtgctttcaaCAAAGGCAAGCTGAAGGTAAATGCCTTTGTCAAGTTATGACAAGTCCtgttataaacacacacccagTGAGAATGAAATAATCAAAAATGAATAATCCTTGTTAGGAACAGAGAGTGCAGAGAGTTATACTTGTCACTGATGTTAATTGCACATGCATAGACAATCATTTTATTTCCAGTTTCCCATGTATATTTCTCACTTTATTTATCTCTAGGTCCTAGCAACCGCTTTCGACCCACAGCTTGGAGGCAAGGACTTTGATGAGATGCTGGTGAAGCACTTCTGTGAGGAATTTGCTAAAAAGTACAAGCTGGACGTGAGGTCAAAGCCAAGGGCCCTGGTGCGCCTTTATCAGGAGTGTGAGAAACTGAAGAAGCTAATGAGTGCCAACGCCTCTGACCTCCCGCTCAATATTGAGTGCTTCATGAATGACATTGATGTCTCCAGCAAGTTAAACAGGCAAGTACTTGATGGAAAAAGATTAAGAATGTGTCTGTGAGTAATGTTTTTAATAATAtgtattgtaaaaaaaaaaaaaaattacaactGGGTATTGACAAGATTCCCAAAATGTCAATGGTTTATTTACTTGTCTAGCATTTGTTTTATTGATGCTGACTTAACTTAatttctatgtgtgtttgtgttgcaggGCTCAGTTTGAAGAAATGTGCACCGACCTTCTGAACAAAGTGGAAGCCCCCCTGAGAAGTTTAATGGAACAAGCAAGTGAGTAGCACAGGGCCTTGATTGATGAACtgaatgcgtgcgtgcgtgcgagtgcCACTGGGCGTGGCTGTGAGAGTGTCTGAGGGGGCATTGCTGTGTTGACATCATTCTCTTTTGTGCTCGAGCAGACCTGAAGAACGAGGACATATATGCGGTGGAAATCGTGGGTGGAGCCTCCAGAATCCCCTCTGTCAAAGAGCGAATCAGCAAATTCTTTGGAAAGGAGCTGAGCACGACTCTAAATGCAGACGAGGCGGTGGCCAGAGGATGTGCGCTACAGGTccgtttccttttcttttttttctccctctggtCCTCAGTGGCagctccttctagccacagcacTTACTCAGCATGTGCTGTAGCTACTCATTTCCGCAGTGTTAATCCAGCTGTCTCACAGGCTTTTAATGAATAAAGGTAGAATGAACATGAATCACACGCTGTATAAGACTTCAGATAGACGAGTAATTTACACACGTATGTACCTACATATATTTGAAGTAATTTTCGATGCTGAAGCCTTTTGTGTGGAGCCTTGTAAAGTATTGATGTTGATAATGGCAAAACCTGAACTCATCCATGTATtaactactcctctctctcctttcatgcTCTCTACAGTGTGCTATCTTGTCTCCTGCTTTCAAAGTCCGTGAGTTCTCGATCACTGATGTGGTTTCCTACCCAATCTCTCTTAAATGGAACTCCGCTGCTGAGGAAGGAGTGAGGTATGTCATGTTTTGATTCTGGTCTAGGTTGtccgcaccacaccacatgtTATTGCTCCTTTTGACTTATGCTTTATTTGATTTGTGTGACGAATGTCTCATCTACTGTATTTGTTGATCTGCTGCATGTTCATTTCAGCGATTGTGAAGTGTTCCCAAAGAACCACGCCGCCCCATTCTCCAAAGTGTTGACCTTCTACCGAAAGGAGCCTTTCTCCCTTGAGGCTTACTACAACTGCCCCAAGGACACGCCTTATCCAGACCCCACAATAGGCAAGGAGACCGGCACGAAATTCAATCTTTCAGTCAATCTTTATTTCTCAAGTAATTTTACAATCTTTTCTCTCAAATTCATTGCAGGATAAAATGAATCACACTTCATGTTTTTCTCTCGCTCCGTAGGCCAGTATGTGATCCAGAAGGTGGTCCCTCAGGCCACAGGTGAGAGTTCAAAGGTTAAAGTTAAAGTGCGCATTAATGTCCACGGCATCTTCAGCGTGTCCAGCGCGTCGCTTGTGGAGGTGCAGAAATCGGATGAGGCAGAAGAGCCAATGGAGACGGAACAGCCCAGCAGtgaaaaggaggaagaggtaCTGCACTGTTGGGGTCTTGGTATACAAACTAAATTGGTCACATTGTCTGTGAATGCATATTTCACTTCACATTTTTCTTTACATTTAGATGTGAAATGTAATAATTGTATTCACGTTGGTGATATAATAGTGTTAAAGGAAATGTAATTTCTGTTTTATTGTTTAGAACAAAATGCAGACTGATCCCGAGGACACAAAAGCCCAAGGTGATGGTCAGTCTGAGAATGGAGAGAAGAAAGCTGAAACTGACGAAATGGAGGTAGGTTTCCAGCAGACTACTAACCCAGCTACATATTTCAAACTGTTATGCATAATTTTAGATGCCCTTTGGCACACAGTCAGCAAACATTCAGTGACATCCACTATTGATGGCCACATTCCATATTGACATCGTGGGGAAACCATAGCAACAGAAGAATGTGCAAGCTTGGTTCCAAATGTGACCTGCTAATGACATTAACTGAGATATATTTCTGGTATTGAAATCATACTATTGCATTGAATAAGATGTTGATTATGGTTAATGGTTTGTGataaaatgtttcaaaatgatgTTCTCATTTACTCCCAAACCGACTTTACACCCCTTAACCATTTAGTGTCATCATTCTTAAACAATGAAATTGTACAGTGCTCAATACAGTATTCAGTTGTAAGTCAGTCAGACCATAGAGCAGTAATATGAGATGAGCAGATCCTAggcttgttgttttgttgtttctttgtttattttaacTTGTTTTATTAGTTCATTCTATAAGTTGTATTGCTTTAATGCTGTATTTTATAGCACTCTTTCTTTTGCCATTTAGTTATTTTACCATGTTTAATCTTGTACTAAGTATCTATTTTATTGTGTTAGTTGTTTTATTCCATTCATATTAACTTTTAACCTACTTTTAATTTATTGTTTATCTTTTTATGTTTTGACACTGCACATTCAGCtgccctgtgtatgaaatgtgctttaGAAGTAAAAGTGCTGTGCCTTGCCTAGGCTAGTCCGGCAGACTTTCTCATCCTCTCATTCATTACTGTTTTGCATCTCTGCTCAGACACTGCTGTAGAGCCGGCTGGTGGTAATGTGTCAAGTGTTTGGTTGACATGGAAACGGGCACCATCTTTGTCTCCTGTGACATTGATTTAACACCCGTGTCAGTTACTGATGCATTATGTTTGCCAATTATatcagggttttttttgtaAACGGAATTTGTTACTTTATATGAAAAGCACTAATTAGGTACTGAACATAAATGTGATTGTTTCTCCAGACTTCACCAGCAGAGGAGGGAAAACAAGAGAAGAAGTCTGACCAGCCACCACAGGCCAAGAAGCCCAAAGTCAAGACAAAAATACACGAGCTTCCCATTGAGAACAGTCCACAATGGCAGCTGGCCAACGATATGCTGAACCTCTTTGTCGAAAACGAGGTAAGGTGGCCTTGTCAAATGACAGTTTGTCTCAATCACCTGGATTGTCATGTCTGTTGCTATGTCAAGACTTGATCTCATATTTATTTTGACTACAGGGAAAGATGATAATGCAGGACAAGTTGGAGAAAGAGCGCAATGATGCAAAGAACAGCGTGGAGGAGTATGTTTACGACATGCGAGACAAGCTCCACGGCCTGTACGAGAAGTTCATCAGTGAAAGCGTGAGTACACTCCTCAAAGTTCATTTCAGAGAGGCAATGCGCATTGTAATGGCTGAAAACATGGACTTACAAGATATCCTAGGGCTGTGTGTGCTTTTGCGGTTATATTTAGGAACGCATTGAAGAAAAAGATGgccaattgacctgtcgctaagcgccaccctttcacatggtaacaatgggggggcggggcttagcgacaggcCAATTCAGTGGCAGCTTTCATGACAATGGCCTTGAGAGCCAAATTCAAAGGAGGCACCGTGCTTGTACTTCTCTTGCATGTGCCAGCCAACCTCTCTGCCTCGTTCCGGCAACCAAATCTACATGCATGAGCCatggtttgtttgcttgttgagGGACATTTCTTTGAAATATTTGAACTTGCTGCCTTTTTACTATTGTAGAAATCACAAGAACAGATTCTAGGCTGTGGAAGAAAGAACCTGGATTCTtgtcattttaaatgtaaagatCCTACAGCATTACATAATACTCTAGGACTTTTACAGTGTGACACACCCAGCCATTTCTTAGTTGCCCTTTTAAATCAACTTTTGTTTATCTCTCGATCTCCTGAAGGCAACACCCTGCTCATACTACATGATAACAATCTCTAAATTGCAATCTAAATTGCACACTTACCTATGCCAAAGTGTTCCATGTACATGTCTCCCTTGATTTATAGACATCCAGATTTGTGGGGTTTAACCTTAAATAAAGGTTTAATTCAAACAATCAACAAGTACATGCCGTGAAGCATGTGAAGGTGTTACCATCCATAATTgttgaatatttaaaaaaagtatACGCCCAGACAATAAAGAAAAATTATTTTAACCCTGCAGTAGTTGTTAGAAAACTCTCTCCTACAGAAAAATCTCTCCTACAGCATATCATTTGACAGATATGAGCATGAAAGTTCAATTGTCACCATTTCattagagaaaagagagaaataatGTCAGCAGCTGTATAAATAGAACAGATAGCATTGGTTGAGTTTGTACGTTTACAACTGGTCATCATAATGTTGGGTTGTGAAACAGCGTTTTTTGTTTTATCACTCTAATTGGTAACTGTTCTGTCCGTACATCTTGATTTGCAAGTGCTTTTGTTATACTATACTTGAAGTATAACAGTTTGAATGATCAGACATCAGAAATGGTcccttgttgttgttgatgtattACCCTGAGTTGAGTGAGTTAATTAATTAGATGTCTTTGATCTTGTCCTTTCAGGATCGGGATGCTTTCTCTCTGAAGCTGGAGGACACAGAGAATTGGTTGTATGAGGAGGGAGAAGACCAGTCAAAACAGGTGTACATTGACAAGCTGGCAGATCTTAAGGTAAAACAGAAAACTTTCAAAACTACAGTCCCATTCTGCTTTTTTTACGAGGGGGCCAAATATATGAATCTCTTTCTTCACTTTTCCAGAAACTTGGTCAGCCTGTTCAAGACA belongs to Alosa sapidissima isolate fAloSap1 chromosome 20, fAloSap1.pri, whole genome shotgun sequence and includes:
- the hspa4b gene encoding heat shock 70 kDa protein 4b isoform X1: MSVVGFDVGFLNCYIAVARAGGIETVANEYSDRLTPAFVSFGPRNRFIGAAAKSQIVTNCKNTVQGFKRFHGRAFSDPFVQNMKSSLVYDIAQMPTGTTGIKVMYMEEEKVFSIEQVTAMLLTKMKETAESALKKPVADCVISVPGYYTDAERRSVIDAAQIAGLNCLRLMNETTAVSLAYGIYKQDLPNPEEKPRTVVFVDLGHSGYQVSVCAFNKGKLKVLATAFDPQLGGKDFDEMLVKHFCEEFAKKYKLDVRSKPRALVRLYQECEKLKKLMSANASDLPLNIECFMNDIDVSSKLNRAQFEEMCTDLLNKVEAPLRSLMEQANLKNEDIYAVEIVGGASRIPSVKERISKFFGKELSTTLNADEAVARGCALQCAILSPAFKVREFSITDVVSYPISLKWNSAAEEGVSDCEVFPKNHAAPFSKVLTFYRKEPFSLEAYYNCPKDTPYPDPTIGQYVIQKVVPQATGESSKVKVKVRINVHGIFSVSSASLVEVQKSDEAEEPMETEQPSSEKEEENKMQTDPEDTKAQGDGQSENGEKKAETDEMETSPAEEGKQEKKSDQPPQAKKPKVKTKIHELPIENSPQWQLANDMLNLFVENEGKMIMQDKLEKERNDAKNSVEEYVYDMRDKLHGLYEKFISESDRDAFSLKLEDTENWLYEEGEDQSKQVYIDKLADLKKLGQPVQDRYHESEMRPKAFEELGKQIQQYMKIIEAYKTKEEQYEHLEEAEVHKADKLVGEAMIWMNSKMNQQSKQSLSVDPAVKITEIQSKTKELYSSCNSILTKPKPKVEAPKDDKTPEQNGPVNGQEANETQQPGSETPSAEGTESAESKPDMDLD
- the hspa4b gene encoding heat shock 70 kDa protein 4b isoform X2 translates to MRLMQRPNVNVTVNGVPHGSANDVKSTNRAFVSFGPRNRFIGAAAKSQIVTNCKNTVQGFKRFHGRAFSDPFVQNMKSSLVYDIAQMPTGTTGIKVMYMEEEKVFSIEQVTAMLLTKMKETAESALKKPVADCVISVPGYYTDAERRSVIDAAQIAGLNCLRLMNETTAVSLAYGIYKQDLPNPEEKPRTVVFVDLGHSGYQVSVCAFNKGKLKVLATAFDPQLGGKDFDEMLVKHFCEEFAKKYKLDVRSKPRALVRLYQECEKLKKLMSANASDLPLNIECFMNDIDVSSKLNRAQFEEMCTDLLNKVEAPLRSLMEQANLKNEDIYAVEIVGGASRIPSVKERISKFFGKELSTTLNADEAVARGCALQCAILSPAFKVREFSITDVVSYPISLKWNSAAEEGVSDCEVFPKNHAAPFSKVLTFYRKEPFSLEAYYNCPKDTPYPDPTIGQYVIQKVVPQATGESSKVKVKVRINVHGIFSVSSASLVEVQKSDEAEEPMETEQPSSEKEEENKMQTDPEDTKAQGDGQSENGEKKAETDEMETSPAEEGKQEKKSDQPPQAKKPKVKTKIHELPIENSPQWQLANDMLNLFVENEGKMIMQDKLEKERNDAKNSVEEYVYDMRDKLHGLYEKFISESDRDAFSLKLEDTENWLYEEGEDQSKQVYIDKLADLKKLGQPVQDRYHESEMRPKAFEELGKQIQQYMKIIEAYKTKEEQYEHLEEAEVHKADKLVGEAMIWMNSKMNQQSKQSLSVDPAVKITEIQSKTKELYSSCNSILTKPKPKVEAPKDDKTPEQNGPVNGQEANETQQPGSETPSAEGTESAESKPDMDLD